In Malania oleifera isolate guangnan ecotype guangnan chromosome 8, ASM2987363v1, whole genome shotgun sequence, a single window of DNA contains:
- the LOC131161784 gene encoding uncharacterized protein LOC131161784, protein MFFFFVGGVEQQVRRVLKSGAGRCVMCQSPADLVEYEKVLKLFFVPVWRWPAKDPLMYCKNCSLFFPPSHSLPPANQSPPLPGSAASDVLKCWSCSRVVDSEFRFCPFCGSAL, encoded by the coding sequence ATGTTCTTCTTCTTTGTGGGAGGGGTGGAGCAGCAGGTCCGTCGGGTGCTGAAGAGCGGCGCAGGGAGGTGCGTGATGTGCCAGTCTCCGGCCGATCTGGTGGAATACGAGAAGGTGCTGAAGCTGTTCTTCGTGCCCGTCTGGCGGTGGCCGGCCAAAGACCCTCTCATGTATTGTAAAAATTGCTCTCTCTTCTTTCCTCCCTCACACTCTCTGCCGCCCGCGAACCAATCGCCGCCGCTGCCGGGATCGGCGGCTTCGGATGTCTTGAAGTGCTGGTCTTGCTCTAGAGTAGTCGATTCTGAGTTTAGGTTCTGCCCCTTTTGTGGGTCTGcgctgtag